The sequence GCGAGGTTATCGAGAGCTCATCGAGACCTTCGTTGGATCGGAAAACCAGCCCGCTTCGACCTCGGTCGGCGAGCTCCTGAGCCATGAGCGGTGCGATCTGGCGATTGGCAACCCCCAAAGCTGTGGCAATCGGCTGAGCCGGGTTGGCAAGGGGGCCCAAGAAATTGAATGTAGTTGGCACCCCTAATTCCTTACGAATAGGCGCCACGTGACGCATGGCGGGGTGAAATACCGGCGCGTAAAAGAAGGTTATCCCCTGCGAATCAAAGACCTGAGCCACCTGATCAGGCGCCAAATCTAGGCGGATCCCTAGAACTTCGAGCATTTCGGAAGATCCTGTTTTTCCAGAAGCCGAACGGGAGCCGTGTTTTAGAACGGGCACCCCGGAGGCAGCGACCACAACTGCCGCCATTGATGAAATGTTAACTGTGCCAATCAGGTCTCCCCCGGTTCCGACAATGTCCACTGCGTCGTTTCCGGTCTCTAGGAGAACGGCGCTAGCGAGCATTACATCAACCAACCCGGCTAGCTCCTGAACACTCTCCCCCTTAGAGCGAAGTGCGAGCATAAAAGCACCCATTTGAGCTTGGGTTGCCTCACCCTGCATGATCTGCTCCATGGCCCATCTGGCACTGTTTCTATCGAGGTCCTCCCCCGCCAATAGGGCCGAGAGCACACTTGGCCAAGTTTGATTAGTCATGAACAAGAGTTTAGCTAGCGAAAAGAACTCAAAAACTCTAAAAAATCCAACGAAATGCTAGCTTCAGAGCGCTTTGGAGTCCGGCGTTCGGTTAGACTTTTTCCTATGACATCCTCCACAATGCCTCAAGCAGCGAATACGGTCATTAATAGACCTAACTCAACTTCGGTTGGAACAATTGTTTGGCTCGGCAGCGAAGTCATGTTCTTCGCTGGTCTTTTCGCGATGTATTTCAGCCTGAGAGCTGGTGCTCCAGCGCTTTGGGAAAGCGAAGTTGTCTTACTCGATGTTCCCTTCGCTTTCATCAACACGCTAATTCTTGTGACTAGCTCTTTTACGGCCCAGTTCGGAGTTTTTGCCGCCGAAAGACTGCAACCGAGAAGGACTGGCGCCTCCCCAGTGAAGTGGGGAATGGTCGAGTGGTTCATGCTTACTTATCTCTTGGGTGCGATATTTGTGTCAGGCCAGATTTGGGAGTATGCCGTCCTTATTTCTGAGGGCATGACAATTGCAACGAACTCTTATGGCAGCGCTTTTTACATCACCACCGGGTTCCACGCACTTCACGTAATTGGCGGATTGATGGCCTTCTTGGTGATTGTGGGAAGAGCATTCGCCGCGAGAAATTTTGGTCACCGTGAGGCCACTAGCGCGATCGTGGTTTCGTATTACTGGCACTTTGTAGACGTGGTGTGGATCGGCCTTTTCGTGGTCGTCTACATCCTTAGATAGACGGAGAGATTGTTGAAATCTGAAAAACCGATGAGACGCCGCCCCTGGGCGGCAGGGTTCGTTATTTTCCTGGGACTGGTTCTTTCAGGAGGCGGGTACGCTACGGCCACCAACGTTGTGCAGGCGGATGCCTCATCCCCAGCGCA is a genomic window of Candidatus Aquiluna sp. UB-MaderosW2red containing:
- the trpD gene encoding anthranilate phosphoribosyltransferase; amino-acid sequence: MTNQTWPSVLSALLAGEDLDRNSARWAMEQIMQGEATQAQMGAFMLALRSKGESVQELAGLVDVMLASAVLLETGNDAVDIVGTGGDLIGTVNISSMAAVVVAASGVPVLKHGSRSASGKTGSSEMLEVLGIRLDLAPDQVAQVFDSQGITFFYAPVFHPAMRHVAPIRKELGVPTTFNFLGPLANPAQPIATALGVANRQIAPLMAQELADRGRSGLVFRSNEGLDELSITSPNEIWEVSNKKVIHHALDFGFDPSAKITELLGGDAHHNADVAMRLFEGEEFGNYRSIKNVVLLNAAAGVVSYDLAKDSTQVQLDLGARFDSALNKVTQALESGAAKQKLTSWSKATQQI
- a CDS encoding heme-copper oxidase subunit III; the protein is MTSSTMPQAANTVINRPNSTSVGTIVWLGSEVMFFAGLFAMYFSLRAGAPALWESEVVLLDVPFAFINTLILVTSSFTAQFGVFAAERLQPRRTGASPVKWGMVEWFMLTYLLGAIFVSGQIWEYAVLISEGMTIATNSYGSAFYITTGFHALHVIGGLMAFLVIVGRAFAARNFGHREATSAIVVSYYWHFVDVVWIGLFVVVYILR